In the genome of Suncus etruscus isolate mSunEtr1 chromosome 3, mSunEtr1.pri.cur, whole genome shotgun sequence, the window tcaaaccacggtccttccttggctagcacttgcaaggcagacaccttacctctagtgccaccttgctggccccattctgtagtattttttaatatctccaAACCATTTTTTATGATAAACTCTTGAAGCTCTTTTCAGAGCATAGGCTTCTGTCTCCTGAATTCTTTAGATGGCCTCAACCTATTTCCAGTTAGATGGCGAACTTTAGGCTTGCTTTGCATCATCTTCAGGTGGGTGACCTTGCCACCTACTTATTTTGCAATGTTATGAGGAGATCTAGAAACATATATAAAGGTGCTGCTCTTCCCAAGACACACAGTTGCTCAATAAACGTTGGCTTTTCATCTGACAGTTAGCTACATGCTTATTATGGTGGAAAAGTTTGAACAGCAGatacttagaaaaaaatgtttaaatcaaGTGACTAAATGGAAGAGTGTCATTTGACAGTAATGTTAAATTTCCCGAATCTCTAAGAAAAGTAGCACCTCCTTGATAGAACATACATTTTTAGACAAGAAGCCTTATGGTAGAGTGGAAAGAACTCTAGTGTGTCAAAGTAAAACACTGATTTAGGAAGGTTTACTGCAAGGCCAGCTATCTTCACAAATTGTTTTACCACCTGGATTTAAATAATCttgaatgataaataaaattaatctttttgaGGAggtgggctacatccagtggggttcaggggttactcctggccctgcgctcagaaatggctcctggcaggctagggggaccatatgggatgctggggattcaacccgtgtcctttctgggtcagccacatgcagaacaaatgccctactgctgtgctacatcattctggccccaataaattaAATCTGCAACTTCAACATCCCCTATCATCTGTAATAAAAATGATACCAGCTTCCTTAGCACCCATGCCCTCCAGTGTCCGTTTGCTAACTGCAATTCAGGatcataaataaatcataaataaagcAGAATAGCGAAAGAATTGATAAAAATGTCAGATTTCAGAGTAACTCTAAGTGCAGTTTTAACAGAAAGAAGAGTCAAATAGAGTCACACTCTTTTAATAGGGTAAAAGTAAAcccccatttctttatttttatttatatttatttatttacttatttttgaatttttgggccaaacccagggacgctcaggagttactcctggctttgcgctcagaaatcgctcctggctggggtgaccatatgggatgctgggggatagaaccgcagtccgtcctgggtcagctgcgtgcaaggcaaatgctctactgttgcgccactgctctggcccttaaacctccattttttttttttgtttttttttttttttgttttttgggccacacccgtttgacgctcaggggttactcctggctatgtgctcagaagttcgcccctggcttggggggaccatatgggacgccgggggatcgaaccgcggtccttccttggctagcgcttgcaaggcagacaccttacctccagcgccacctacccggcccaaacctccattttttttaaccccatttttttcttttggtttttggatcacacccacagcgctcaggggttactcctggctttacactcagaaatcgcccctggcaggcacaggggaccatatgagatgccgggatttgaaccaccgtctttctacatggaaggcaaatgccttacctccatgctatctcgccggcccctagacCCCATTTCTTAAAGAAGTCtatatatgggggctggagagatggcacagggtagggcatttgccttgcatgatgaagggcggtggttttttgtttgtttgtttgtttgtttgttattgggccaacttgatgatgctcaggggcttactGCTGCTTCAGTGAGTGTGTGTATTAGGGTAGGAGGGATGGAGTTTACTCTCAACAGTTTTTAGGGCACCATGTgttgctgggggttgaacctagatcttttgcatgcaaagtaGAGGTTCCTGTTATTTGCACTCACTCTTTGGCacgttgctttttttttttttttttttttacttagtatAATCTTCTCATGATACAACCCTACTTGCAAATGTCAggattttttgccttttgggccacacctattggttactcctgattttttttgtttttgtttttgtttttttgttttagggccacacccggcggtgctcaggggttactcctggctgtctgctcagaaatagctcctggcaggcacgggggaccatatgggacaccaggatttgaaccaaccacctttggttctggatcggctgcttgcaaggcaaacgccgctgtgctatctctccgggccctggttactcctgatttttaatttgtttgtttatttttgagccatgcctggtggcccttaggaatcacttctgttttttgtgtttctttttgtttttgtttttgttttttggggttttatttatttatttatttattttggtttttgggtcacacccagcagcccttgggggttactcctggctctacgctcagaaatcactcctggcaggctcgggggaccatacaggatgctgggattcaaaccactgtctttctgcatgcaatgcaaacgcttttatctccatactatctctctgacccaagagatcacttctggctctgcactcagaaactactcctggcaagctcaggggacattatgagatgctgggtatcaaacccagatcagctgtgtgtacggcaaatgccctacccactgtgctatattccTCTGGCCCTTTtgcagatttatatatatatatatatatatataaatcacatatatatatgtgtgatgaatatgttttcatatatatgtttatataccatacatcattttcttttttttgggtggggggccacagccatttgatgctcaggggttactcctggctaagcgctcagaaattgcccctggcttggggggaccatatgggacaccaggggatcgaaccttggtccttccttagctagcgcttgcaaggcagacaccttacctctagcgccacctcgacatCCCCCATACATCATTTTCTATATATAGGTTACTTCTaattttgcattcaggaattactcctggcagtgcactaaGATCCATACGTGATGCCAGGggttaaacctggatcagctgcttgcaaggtaagctccctacccctgtactatcactctggtccccacaaATGGCAtgatatttatttccatttgtgTGGTGCCAAGGACCTAACCTAGGACCCCACACCATTAATCCATATGGCCTAAATTCCATCTTGTTCTGTGGGaggttggttttggagccatacgcagtggtgctaagggcccttcctggcagtgctcaggggccatgtggtTAGTGCTATCAACCACAACCAAAGACTCCTGCCTGAAAAGTCTGTACTCCAGCCTGCTGAGTCATCtgctcaggctttttttttttttatcttttttatcatCAGTCATCTTCATCTGTTGCTTTtatctttcaaataaaatgaatatgcaCCTTAAGTTTTATTCTCTAGGCACTTTAGCAATTATTGTGGGGAATGTTCAACTGAATAGTCTGTAGAAAACAGCGGCCAATGGTGACATTAAAATGCCACTCTCTTCTTTCTTAACAGGTGGATCTTTCAATAGAATGCATATTTATTGACCCAGTAAAGGGCTTCCACAAAGAAACCGACAGAAATTGCAGCAATCAACTTGGTCATTTGTGTACTGGAGAAACCACCTACGACAACAGTATAGAACAAAACTAAAGGAGCATATTATATCTGGAGCAAATCTGACCTTTTGTATTGTGCCTACCTTTTCCTCACAAAAGGAAGCTAAGAGGGAACTTTCCTAGACAATGATGGAGTGTAAAAGTAAGATGGAAAGCACAGAGTCTGAAATTCAAGTGGAAAGCAAGGATGAGAAGAGAGCCACAGAAGTTAGTCTTCAGGAGAAGAGGCTGGAGGAAAAAACTTCGAAGCTTTGtttcaagagaagaaaaaaagcagcCAAAGCACCAACCCCCACAGCTGGCTCTGAAGCTGCTGCTGTGGCTAAGAAGCGtcccccaaaaacagaaacagaagctTCCGACCAGCCAAGGCCTGCTGGGGGTGCCTGGGCCTCCATCAAGCGTCTGGTGACTGGCAAGAAAAAGTCTGACTCTTCAAAGCAGAAGACCCTAGAGGCTAAGGAGCAGCCTGAAATCAATGCAGAGGATGTTGAGCCAGGTAAGAAAAAGGCAAAATCCAGACTCAAGATCCCTTGCCTGAAATTCTCAAggcgagggaaaagaaaaagccaTTCCAAAATTATAGAAGACTCGTCCTGCAGCATCAAAGTGCAGGGAGAGGCTGAAAGTCTGAGCATCAAAACTCCAACCCAATCAGAAGAGCAGGCCCCAGAGACCAAGAGAACCCCACAAGTCAAGGAAGATGACTCGCAGAAGGAGGGTGGAGGAGAGGGGTGTGCACCGGGCGTGAGCAACAGCCTGACTTCTGCAGAGAAGGTGATTTCAGTAGAACTTGGACTAGACAAGGGCCACGCTGCTGGCAAGACGGGAACTGTTGTCCTGGAAACAGCAGAGGAAAAACCGAGTGTTCTGCCCCCTCCTGAGACCCCTCCTGAAACTTCACCAAGAAAAGAGGCACCTGCTGTTAGTGATGGTCATCCCTCTGTGGCTCCTCCTTCCGTGTCTCCCAAAAGTCCTCCTTCAGTGGCTTCTGATGTTCCTCCCTCCATAACTCCTGATGGTCCTCCCTCCATGGCTTCTCCTTCTGTGGCTCCTGATGCTCCTTCTGTGGCTTCTCCCTCCCTGGCCCCCAGTGCTCCTCCCTCTGTGGCTCCTGATGTTCCTCCCTCTGTGGCTCCTGATGTTCCTCCCTCTGTGGCTCCTGATGGTCCTCCCTCTATGGCTCCTGGAGCTCCTTCCTCCATAGCTCCTGAAGCTCCTCCCTCTGTGGACCTTGGAGCTCCTCCCTCTGTGGCTCCTGATGTTCCTCCCTCTGTGGCTCCTGATGGTCCTCCCTCTATAGCTCCTGGAGCTCCTCCTTCCATAGCTCCTGAGGCTCCTCCCTCTGTGGACCTTGGTGCTCCTCCCTCCATAACTCCTGATGGTCCTCCCCCTATGGCTCCTGAAGCTCCTTCCTCTGTGGACTTTGGAGCTCCTCTTTCTGTGGCTCCTGAGGCTCCTCCCTCTGTGACTCCTGAAGCTCTTCCCTCTGTGGCTCCTGAGGCTCCTCCCTCTGTGTCTCCTGAGGCTCCTCCCTCTGTGTCTCCTGAGGCTCCTCCCTCTGTGGCTCCTGAGGCTCCTCCCTCTGTGGCTCCTGAAGCTCCTCCACCCGTGGCCCCAGGTGCTCCTCCCTCCATAGAGGAAGTC includes:
- the AKAP5 gene encoding A-kinase anchor protein 5 isoform X1 produces the protein MMECKSKMESTESEIQVESKDEKRATEVSLQEKRLEEKTSKLCFKRRKKAAKAPTPTAGSEAAAVAKKRPPKTETEASDQPRPAGGAWASIKRLVTGKKKSDSSKQKTLEAKEQPEINAEDVEPGKKKAKSRLKIPCLKFSRRGKRKSHSKIIEDSSCSIKVQGEAESLSIKTPTQSEEQAPETKRTPQVKEDDSQKEGGGEGCAPGVSNSLTSAEKVISVELGLDKGHAAGKTGTVVLETAEEKPSVLPPPETPPETSPRKEAPAVSDGHPSVAPPSVSPKSPPSVASDVPPSITPDAPLSVAPEAPPSVTPEALPSVAPEAPPSVSPEAPPSVSPEAPPSVAPEAPPSVAPEAPPPVAPGAPPSIEEVRKESPESEPNWKVQESPDVAATESQPEEGSESSQESDFKENELDAEEAKPEESRRMEPIAIIITDTEISEFDAKKSKNVPKQFLIAAENEQVGVFANDNGFEGRTSEQYETLLTETASSLVKNAIQLSIEQLVNEMVADDNKINNLVQ
- the AKAP5 gene encoding A-kinase anchor protein 5 isoform X2; this translates as MMECKSKMESTESEIQVESKDEKRATEVSLQEKRLEEKTSKLCFKRRKKAAKAPTPTAGSEAAAVAKKRPPKTETEASDQPRPAGGAWASIKRLVTGKKKSDSSKQKTLEAKEQPEINAEDVEPGKKKAKSRLKIPCLKFSRRGKRKSHSKIIEDSSCSIKVQGEAESLSIKTPTQSEEQAPETKRTPQVKEDDSQKEGGGEGCAPGVSNSLTSAEKVISVELGLDKGHAAGKTGTVVLETAEEKPSVLPPPETPPETSPRKEAPAVSDGHPSVAPPSVSPKSPPSVASDVPPSITPDAPPSVAPDAPPSVTPEALPSVAPEAPPSVSPEAPPSVSPEAPPSVAPEAPPSVAPEAPPPVAPGAPPSIEEVRKESPESEPNWKVQESPDVAATESQPEEGSESSQESDFKENELDAEEAKPEESRRMEPIAIIITDTEISEFDAKKSKNVPKQFLIAAENEQVGVFANDNGFEGRTSEQYETLLTETASSLVKNAIQLSIEQLVNEMVADDNKINNLVQ
- the AKAP5 gene encoding A-kinase anchor protein 5 isoform X3, whose protein sequence is MMECKSKMESTESEIQVESKDEKRATEVSLQEKRLEEKTSKLCFKRRKKAAKAPTPTAGSEAAAVAKKRPPKTETEASDQPRPAGGAWASIKRLVTGKKKSDSSKQKTLEAKEQPEINAEDVEPGKKKAKSRLKIPCLKFSRRGKRKSHSKIIEDSSCSIKVQGEAESLSIKTPTQSEEQAPETKRTPQVKEDDSQKEGGGEGCAPGVSNSLTSAEKVISVELGLDKGHAAGKTGTVVLETAEEKPSVLPPPETPPETSPRKEAPAVSDGHPSVAPPSVSPKSPPSVASDVPPSITPDAPPSVAPDAPPSVSPEAPPSVAPEAPPSVAPEAPPPVAPGAPPSIEEVRKESPESEPNWKVQESPDVAATESQPEEGSESSQESDFKENELDAEEAKPEESRRMEPIAIIITDTEISEFDAKKSKNVPKQFLIAAENEQVGVFANDNGFEGRTSEQYETLLTETASSLVKNAIQLSIEQLVNEMVADDNKINNLVQ